From Asterias rubens chromosome 3, eAstRub1.3, whole genome shotgun sequence, the proteins below share one genomic window:
- the LOC117287946 gene encoding cytoplasmic dynein 1 intermediate chain 2-like isoform X2, translated as MSDRKAELERKKLRLQQIREEKKRKEEEKKKREATDATKAVEAGGGGQDKNLERRRQDADALLQELGLPQPGLAPPSPSKSSVSETGSQDSTPDGAPYIPSASPRHKPKLGLSKPTIMGFPPKELVTYAKETQTPTETSDKSDDEEMPPEPAPVAPVPEVAPVEEEKEEEPKVIELTEEEKEQFLSSEEFLSLFGHSTKLVERALTEDKGIFMDYRGKGDEDGDGDKDAGAKLSLNCQFFDERWSRHRTVTSLDWSTQFPELVVASYNNNEESPHEPDGVALVWNNKFKKTSPEFVFHFQSAVMSASFARFHPNLVIGGTYSGQIVLWDNRSNKRTPVQRSPLSAAAHTHPVYCVNVVGTQNAHNLISVSTDGKMCSWSLDMLSQPQDSMELHYKQSKSVAVMSMTFPSNDVNNFVVGSEDGSVYTACRHGSKAGINESYEAHQGPVTGIDCHHVQGQLDFSHLFLSSSFDWTMKLWSLKQSKPLYSFEDNSDYVYDVQWSPVHPALFAAVDGMGKLDLWNLNNETEVPTASVTLDGQPAANRVRWSHNGQQIAAGDAEGRVFIYDVGESLATPRHDEWSRFVRTLADIKAVTADADDDDVSR; from the exons ATGTCAGACCGAAAGGCTGAGCTTGAGCGCAAGAAGCTTCGTCTTCAACAAatcagagaagaaaaaaagcgcaaagaggaagaaaagaaaaaacgagag GCTACTGATGCGACTAAGGCTGTTGAAGCAGGCGGTGGTGGACAGGACAAGAATCTTGAGAGGAGACGACAAGATGCAGATGCCCTACTCCAAGAGCTAGGCTTGCCACAACCAG GCTTAGCACCACCCTCTCCTTCAAAGTCATCTGTAAGTGAAACAGGGAGTCAGGATTCTACACCAGATGGTGCTCCCTATATACCAAG TGCCAGTCCAAGGCATAAGCCCAAACTTGGTTTATCAAAGCCTACTATCATGGGATTTCCACCCAAGGAACTGGTGACCTACGCTAAGGAGACACAAACTCCGACAGAGACTAGTGACAAATCAG ATGATGAGGAGATGCCTCCTGAACCGGCTCCAGTTGCACCGGTCCCTGAAGTTGCTCCAGTTGAAGAAGAAAAGGAAGAAGAACCCAAAG TGATTGAGTTGACAGAGGAAGAGAAGGAGCAGTTCTTATCATCAGAGGAGTTCTTGAGTCTGTTCGGTCACAGCACTAAGCTTGTTGAGAGGGCTCTGACTGAAGACAAAGGAATCTTCATGGACTACAGGGGCAAAGGAGACGAGGATGGAGATGG AGATAAGGATGCTGGGGCCAAGCTTTCGTTGAACTGCCAGTTCTTTGATGAGCGCTGGTCTCGTCATCGCACTGTGACCTCGCTAGACTGGTCGACCCAG TTTCCGGAGCTTGTTGTGGCCTCTTATAACAACAATGAGGAATCTCCACATGAGCCTGATGGAGTCGCTTTGGTCTGGAACAATAAATTCAAAAAGACTTCACCTGAGTTTGTCTTCCATTTCCAG TCTGCAGTGATGTCAGCGTCCTTTGCTCGTTTCCATCCTAACCTCGTGATAGGAGGCACCTACTCTGGCCAGATTGTGCTGTGGGATAACCGCAGTAACAAGAGGACACCAGTGCAGCGCTCTCCACTATCTGCAGCAGCTCATACG CACCCTGTGTACTGTGTGAATGTAGTAGGAACCCAGAATGCGCACAATTTAATAAGCGTATCAACTGATGGCAAGATGTGCTCATGGAGTCTAGACATGCTGTCCCAGCCACAG GACAGTATGGAGCTTCACTACAAACAATCCAAGTCGGTAGCAGTGATGTCTATGACCTTCCCCAGCAATGATGTGAATAACTTTGTGGTCGGTAGTGAAGACGGATCTGTGTACACTGCATGCAGACATGGCAG CAAAGCTGGTATCAATGAGTCGTACGAGGCACACCAGGGACCAGTCACTGGTATTGATTGTCATCATGTACAGGGACAGCTAGATTTCTCTCATCTCTTCCTATCATCATCGTTTGACTGGACCATGAAACTATGGAGTCTCAAA CAATCTAAACCTCTATACTCATTTGAGGACAACAGTGATTATGTTTACGATGTGCAATGGTCACCAGTTCACCCAGCTTTGTTCGCTGCGGTGGATGGGATGGGAAAACTGGACCTATGGAATCTTAACAATGAAACAGAG GTTCCTACTGCTAGTGTGACCCTTGATGGTCAGCCAGCAGCCAACCGAGTCCGATGGTCTCACAACGGTCAGCAGATAGCGGCTGGAGATGCAGAGGGTAGAGTCTTCATCTATGATGTAGGAGAG agTCTTGCCACTCCAAGGCACGATGAATGGTCTCGTTTTGTACGTACGTTAGCCGACATCAAAGCAGTCACAGCAGATGCTGATGATGACGACGTATCCAGATAG
- the LOC117287946 gene encoding cytoplasmic dynein 1 intermediate chain 2-like isoform X1, protein MSDRKAELERKKLRLQQIREEKKRKEEEKKKREATDATKAVEAGGGGQDKNLERRRQDADALLQELGLPQPGLAPPSPSKSSVSETGSQDSTPDGAPYIPSASPRHKPKLGLSKPTIMGFPPKELVTYAKETQTPTETSDKSDQSDSEDDEEMPPEPAPVAPVPEVAPVEEEKEEEPKVIELTEEEKEQFLSSEEFLSLFGHSTKLVERALTEDKGIFMDYRGKGDEDGDGDKDAGAKLSLNCQFFDERWSRHRTVTSLDWSTQFPELVVASYNNNEESPHEPDGVALVWNNKFKKTSPEFVFHFQSAVMSASFARFHPNLVIGGTYSGQIVLWDNRSNKRTPVQRSPLSAAAHTHPVYCVNVVGTQNAHNLISVSTDGKMCSWSLDMLSQPQDSMELHYKQSKSVAVMSMTFPSNDVNNFVVGSEDGSVYTACRHGSKAGINESYEAHQGPVTGIDCHHVQGQLDFSHLFLSSSFDWTMKLWSLKQSKPLYSFEDNSDYVYDVQWSPVHPALFAAVDGMGKLDLWNLNNETEVPTASVTLDGQPAANRVRWSHNGQQIAAGDAEGRVFIYDVGESLATPRHDEWSRFVRTLADIKAVTADADDDDVSR, encoded by the exons ATGTCAGACCGAAAGGCTGAGCTTGAGCGCAAGAAGCTTCGTCTTCAACAAatcagagaagaaaaaaagcgcaaagaggaagaaaagaaaaaacgagag GCTACTGATGCGACTAAGGCTGTTGAAGCAGGCGGTGGTGGACAGGACAAGAATCTTGAGAGGAGACGACAAGATGCAGATGCCCTACTCCAAGAGCTAGGCTTGCCACAACCAG GCTTAGCACCACCCTCTCCTTCAAAGTCATCTGTAAGTGAAACAGGGAGTCAGGATTCTACACCAGATGGTGCTCCCTATATACCAAG TGCCAGTCCAAGGCATAAGCCCAAACTTGGTTTATCAAAGCCTACTATCATGGGATTTCCACCCAAGGAACTGGTGACCTACGCTAAGGAGACACAAACTCCGACAGAGACTAGTGACAAATCAG ACCAATCGGACAGCGAAG ATGATGAGGAGATGCCTCCTGAACCGGCTCCAGTTGCACCGGTCCCTGAAGTTGCTCCAGTTGAAGAAGAAAAGGAAGAAGAACCCAAAG TGATTGAGTTGACAGAGGAAGAGAAGGAGCAGTTCTTATCATCAGAGGAGTTCTTGAGTCTGTTCGGTCACAGCACTAAGCTTGTTGAGAGGGCTCTGACTGAAGACAAAGGAATCTTCATGGACTACAGGGGCAAAGGAGACGAGGATGGAGATGG AGATAAGGATGCTGGGGCCAAGCTTTCGTTGAACTGCCAGTTCTTTGATGAGCGCTGGTCTCGTCATCGCACTGTGACCTCGCTAGACTGGTCGACCCAG TTTCCGGAGCTTGTTGTGGCCTCTTATAACAACAATGAGGAATCTCCACATGAGCCTGATGGAGTCGCTTTGGTCTGGAACAATAAATTCAAAAAGACTTCACCTGAGTTTGTCTTCCATTTCCAG TCTGCAGTGATGTCAGCGTCCTTTGCTCGTTTCCATCCTAACCTCGTGATAGGAGGCACCTACTCTGGCCAGATTGTGCTGTGGGATAACCGCAGTAACAAGAGGACACCAGTGCAGCGCTCTCCACTATCTGCAGCAGCTCATACG CACCCTGTGTACTGTGTGAATGTAGTAGGAACCCAGAATGCGCACAATTTAATAAGCGTATCAACTGATGGCAAGATGTGCTCATGGAGTCTAGACATGCTGTCCCAGCCACAG GACAGTATGGAGCTTCACTACAAACAATCCAAGTCGGTAGCAGTGATGTCTATGACCTTCCCCAGCAATGATGTGAATAACTTTGTGGTCGGTAGTGAAGACGGATCTGTGTACACTGCATGCAGACATGGCAG CAAAGCTGGTATCAATGAGTCGTACGAGGCACACCAGGGACCAGTCACTGGTATTGATTGTCATCATGTACAGGGACAGCTAGATTTCTCTCATCTCTTCCTATCATCATCGTTTGACTGGACCATGAAACTATGGAGTCTCAAA CAATCTAAACCTCTATACTCATTTGAGGACAACAGTGATTATGTTTACGATGTGCAATGGTCACCAGTTCACCCAGCTTTGTTCGCTGCGGTGGATGGGATGGGAAAACTGGACCTATGGAATCTTAACAATGAAACAGAG GTTCCTACTGCTAGTGTGACCCTTGATGGTCAGCCAGCAGCCAACCGAGTCCGATGGTCTCACAACGGTCAGCAGATAGCGGCTGGAGATGCAGAGGGTAGAGTCTTCATCTATGATGTAGGAGAG agTCTTGCCACTCCAAGGCACGATGAATGGTCTCGTTTTGTACGTACGTTAGCCGACATCAAAGCAGTCACAGCAGATGCTGATGATGACGACGTATCCAGATAG